In the Phaeobacter gallaeciensis genome, one interval contains:
- a CDS encoding AEC family transporter gives MNLALTVLEIVAPVFLLAGVGFAWVRLGFEYRIQFVTRLAMTLAVPCLIFTALMKTELDKAAIGWFVLAALAGHALLALAGAALVRVMQLERRSYLAPFIFGNTGNLGIPLSLFAFGEAGLGYAVAMLAVSAVLSFTFGIYLVAGEGGGGKALREPMVWATLLGALFLWQGWQTPQFLTNALDLIGQMAIPLMLITLGVAVARLTPGKTGLAVLLSLIKVTLSAAIGWGLGLAFGLDYTAFGVLVLQLATPVAVTSYLLAEKFEADAQAVAGMVVVSTLMSVAALPLLLSLLLEL, from the coding sequence GTGAACCTTGCTCTGACAGTGCTTGAAATCGTGGCCCCCGTCTTCCTGCTTGCCGGGGTCGGGTTCGCTTGGGTGCGGCTTGGATTTGAGTATCGGATTCAATTTGTTACCCGTCTGGCCATGACGCTGGCGGTGCCCTGCCTGATCTTCACGGCGCTGATGAAAACCGAGCTGGACAAGGCCGCGATCGGCTGGTTCGTGCTGGCTGCCCTTGCCGGGCATGCGCTGCTGGCATTGGCAGGCGCAGCACTGGTGCGCGTGATGCAGCTGGAGCGGCGCAGCTATCTGGCGCCCTTCATTTTCGGCAATACCGGCAACCTTGGCATTCCGCTGTCGCTCTTTGCCTTTGGCGAGGCGGGCCTTGGCTATGCGGTAGCGATGCTCGCGGTTTCTGCAGTGCTGTCCTTCACCTTTGGCATCTATCTGGTCGCCGGTGAAGGCGGCGGCGGCAAGGCGCTGCGTGAACCGATGGTCTGGGCCACGCTTCTGGGGGCACTCTTTCTGTGGCAGGGCTGGCAGACGCCGCAATTCCTGACCAATGCGCTGGATCTGATCGGGCAAATGGCAATTCCACTGATGCTGATCACCCTTGGCGTTGCGGTAGCGCGGCTGACACCGGGCAAGACCGGGCTTGCCGTGTTACTGTCGCTGATCAAGGTCACGCTCAGCGCGGCCATCGGCTGGGGGCTGGGGCTGGCATTCGGGCTCGATTACACGGCATTCGGCGTTCTGGTGCTGCAGCTGGCAACGCCCGTGGCGGTGACTTCTTACCTGCTGGCCGAAAAATTCGAAGCCGATGCGCAGGCGGTTGCTGGCATGGTGGTGGTTTCCACGCTGATGTCCGTTGCAGCTCTGCCTCTCCTGCTGTCCCTGCTTCTGGAATTGTGA
- a CDS encoding lytic transglycosylase has translation MSRIIVALILLLAVASCGGGYKSPPRNLDNACSIIKQRPEYLKAFRATERRWGVPVHVQMATIYHESRFDGDARTPHNYLLGVIPMGRQSSAYGYSQALDGTWDDYRRDTGRRRAKRDRIKDAADFMGWYMNKSREKNGIALYDARNQYLAYHEGHSGYARGSYRAKSWLMRVASKVESRSLMYQAQLATCRKFR, from the coding sequence ATGAGCAGAATCATCGTCGCCCTGATCCTCCTGTTGGCGGTTGCCTCCTGTGGGGGTGGGTACAAGTCCCCGCCGCGCAATCTTGATAATGCCTGCAGCATTATCAAACAGCGGCCTGAATACCTGAAAGCCTTCCGCGCGACCGAACGGCGCTGGGGTGTTCCAGTGCACGTGCAGATGGCCACAATCTATCACGAGAGCCGTTTTGACGGCGATGCCCGCACGCCGCACAACTATCTTCTGGGCGTCATCCCGATGGGCCGCCAGTCCAGCGCCTATGGCTACAGCCAAGCCCTGGACGGCACCTGGGACGATTACCGGCGCGACACAGGACGCCGTCGGGCCAAGCGCGACCGGATCAAGGATGCCGCGGATTTCATGGGCTGGTACATGAACAAGAGCCGCGAAAAGAACGGCATCGCGCTTTATGATGCCCGCAATCAGTATCTTGCCTATCACGAAGGGCACAGCGGCTATGCCCGCGGCAGCTACCGTGCGAAATCCTGGCTGATGCGGGTGGCGAGCAAGGTGGAATCTCGCTCCTTGATGTATCAGGCGCAACTGGCCACCTGCCGTAAGTTCCGCTGA